DNA from Sulfitobacter albidus:
AAGCGGATACCTTCCTTGCGGTAGGGCACGCCCGGCCAGCGGTCGCGGTGGGATTTGCCCCAGAACGGCCCCGGCCCGTCAAAGAGCGCGTTGAGCCGCTCTGCCACATCATAGCGGTTGTTGCTGCCGTCGGGCGCGTCGGTAATCGCGTCGGCGAACCACGCCCAAAGCGCAAAGGGATCGTCGGATCCGGTGACGGCGCGGGCAAAGCCGGCCGGCGTGCCAAAGGGGAAATCGAAGGTCGCCAGCAGGCGACGACCCGCGCGCCCTTCGGTTGCGATCAGATCGGCGATCCACGCCTCGGCCTCGGCCCGCGTGCGGCAATAGACCGGATCGTTGCTGACCCCCTGCCGGGTGAGACCGAGCCAGATCGCGTCCTTGCTGGGGCGTTTCGGCGCGCGTTTTCCCGCCGACCAATCGACGACGAGGACGGTGTCGAACCCGCTCACAATCCCACCTCGGCCAGGATGAAATCAGCGATGGCGCGCGTGTCGTCAAGGTCGAACACCGGAAGGTCGAGCGTCAGTGCCGTGTCGGAGGCGACCGCGCGCACGGTGGGATCATCGGGGGCGATCAACGGATTGCCAGTTACGGCGCGGTGGGCCTCGATCTTGGGGTGGGCATCGCGTTTGTAGCCTTCGATCAGCACCAGATCGACGGGTGTGAGGCGGCGCAGCAGGTCCGCCAGCGGTGGCTCTGGCGCGCCGCGCAGCTCTTGCATGACCGCGACGCGGCTCGCCGAGGCCAGCAGTACCTCGGACGCGCCCGCCGTGCGGTGGCGAAAGCTGTCCTTGCCCGGATGATCCACGTCAAAGCGGTGATGCGCGTGTTTGACAGTCGACACGGTGATGCCGCGCCCGGTGATCTCGGTCACCAGTCTTTCCATCAGGCCGGTCTTGCCCGCATTTTTCCAGCCGACAACGCCGTAAAGCTTCATAGCAGGGTCTCCGCGTGGGCCAGATCCTCGGGTGTGTTGACGTTGAAGAACGCGGCCTCGTCGGGGAAGTTCGCGGTAGCGGCGGCGTGGACGTCCGTCCAAAGCACGACCTTGCGGGTACCTGCGGCCAGCGCGGCGCGCAGATCGTCGCGCAGGGCCACCGGCCACAGGCCGAACGTCGGATGCCGCGCGGTGCCCCGCCGCGCGTCCGGCGTGGCGGCAAGGGCCAGCGGATGCGCCATACCTTCGGCGGCAAGCAGCAGGCGCGGCACCAGATCGCAGGGAAAGAACGGCGTATCGGCGGCGGCGGTCACGATGGTCTCGGCCCCCTGCCCGGCGGCCCAATCAAGCCCGGCCAGAACGCCGGCCAAAGGCCCTGGGTAGTCGGCGACGCTGTCGGCGATGACAGGCAGGCCCAGATCGGCAAAGCGCGCGGCATCGCCGTTGGCATTCAGCGCCAGCCCCGCCACCTGCGGCGCCAGCCGTGCGGCCACGCGCGCCAGTAGTGACTGACCACCCAGCATCAGCCGCCCCTTGTCG
Protein-coding regions in this window:
- the mobB gene encoding molybdopterin-guanine dinucleotide biosynthesis protein B, with protein sequence MKLYGVVGWKNAGKTGLMERLVTEITGRGITVSTVKHAHHRFDVDHPGKDSFRHRTAGASEVLLASASRVAVMQELRGAPEPPLADLLRRLTPVDLVLIEGYKRDAHPKIEAHRAVTGNPLIAPDDPTVRAVASDTALTLDLPVFDLDDTRAIADFILAEVGL
- the mobA gene encoding molybdenum cofactor guanylyltransferase MobA, with the translated sequence MKQPLGVILAGGQARRMGGGDKGRLMLGGQSLLARVAARLAPQVAGLALNANGDAARFADLGLPVIADSVADYPGPLAGVLAGLDWAAGQGAETIVTAAADTPFFPCDLVPRLLLAAEGMAHPLALAATPDARRGTARHPTFGLWPVALRDDLRAALAAGTRKVVLWTDVHAAATANFPDEAAFFNVNTPEDLAHAETLL